The Syntrophorhabdales bacterium genome segment GGCCCCATTGTGGAGGGTTTGGCGGGAGAGTATGAGGGCAAGGTGAAGGTAATGAAGATGAATGTGGACGCAAATCCCATGACGCCGGCAAAGTTCGGCATAAGGGGGATTCCAACACTGCTTCTCTTTCAGAACGGGGAAGTGGTCGATCGAATTGTGGGAGCCGTT includes the following:
- the trxA gene encoding thioredoxin, with translation MEKALVLNDADFAKEVAESTMPVLVDFWATWCGPCQMMGPIVEGLAGEYEGKVKVMKMNVDANPMTPAKFGIRGIPTLLLFQNGEVVDRIVGAVPKGTVENSLKKVLG